In one Misgurnus anguillicaudatus chromosome 1, ASM2758022v2, whole genome shotgun sequence genomic region, the following are encoded:
- the LOC129432080 gene encoding transmembrane protein 60-like produces the protein MGLFSVSSHLRCFILMSLAQRVLLTWIFTLIFLILLVLKLDGKVKWSWFLIFLPVWIFDSVLLLMLGVKVAGRCRTGHDPRLKLWYLLALMMKAGFCLTLCARLEHLTNLRLVYICVPLWTLLTGAMIELGYNILPQHTH, from the exons ATGGGTTTGTTTTCGGTGTCTTCACATCTCAGG TGTTTTATTCTGATGTCTTTGGCTCAGCGGGTTCTTCTCACCTGGATCTTCACACTCATCTTCCTCATCCTGCTGGTTCTGAAGCTGGATGGGAAGGTGAAATGGAGCTGGTTCCTTATCTTTCTGCCCGTCTGGATCTTTGACAGCGTGCTGCTGCTGATGTTGGGTGTGAAAGTGGCCGGTCGGTGTCGGACGGGTCATGACCCGCGACTGAAGCTCTGGTATCTGCTGGCTTTAATGATGAAGGCTGGATTCTGTCTGACTCTGTGCGCGCGCCTTGAACACCTGACAAACCTGCGGCTCGTCTACATATGTGTGCCTTTATGGACGCTGCTGACGGGAGCCATGATCGAGCTGGGCTACAACATCCTCccacaacacacacactga